In Vidua chalybeata isolate OUT-0048 chromosome 4, bVidCha1 merged haplotype, whole genome shotgun sequence, the genomic window ACACTTCCAAATTCAGCTGAACAACCTTGTGCTGAAGAAGTCACAGGACAGAGACAAGACAAAAAGGTAAATAATTTGAGTCAAGATTTACAAGATCACTGCAACACAAATAGTTACTTCCTACCTGAGTTGACTGTAAGTAGAATGAGTGACAGTCAGTTTGTCCCATCCTCAGGTGGCATTTTACCTTCAGCAAGTGCAACTACCTTTGAAAACAATCCCTTTGGATACAGGGAGCATTCAGGGACCGACAGTCTTAGGGAGAATTGCTCTGTGAAGATGCAGAGTGAGCTTCACCCAAGGCAAAATTCTGAGGGAGTGTCTAGTGACCCGGAGCTCTCTGGGGATGTGGCGTTGACTGAGGCTGGAATTGTGAAGGAGGAGTTCCGTTTGCAGGGCACAGGATGTAGTCCTGATGGGGAACTGATGGAGGTTAACTTTAACCTAATGGAGGCTTTTGATTTTAATGACATAGACAATGAAgatgtgtgtgagagagaagggaaggaattcTCTGAGGGAGACACGCCTTCATGTAGCTTCCAGGGAGAAGATGTAGCACAAGGTGCTGCCTTGAGCCCTCGTTTGAAGCCTCATTCTTGCTGTGAAGTAGAGACACACAGCAAAAATGAAGTCAAATGTTCCAAATCTGATGGAGAGGGGGGTACACCACCCCAGCTTTGTGACAATGatgccaggagagctgcagaagaCGCTGCAAACCAGGCCAGAACCGAAGTGGAACTTGTAGGTGATGGACACAACGTAAAGGAGATCAGTGAGAGTCAATCAAGTTTTGAAGGCACAAACAAAGAGGAGGATCTGGATGGCTGTGCAGCACTCACCAGTAATGGCACATGCTGGGTAAAAAACCAGCACTCTGATCTCTTGCCTGGTGACACCAGTGTTCAGGAATGTCACCCTGAAACCAGGCTGTTTGAGGCCACTGGAAGTCTTCCAGGTATTTCTCCCAGCAGAATAATTTCTGCCTTGGACAAAAAGACCAAGGAAGGAGTTACACAGCTTGGATGCATGGAATCCCCAGATATTGGCTCAGAGCACTTCTGGGCTTCTAAGAGTGATGACATGAAACCCATGAAAGGCAGCCCTCTGCTGGCTTTGTCACAGAAATCAGATCCTTTAGGAAGAGGTTATTCATCTCCAGAGGAAACAGCAGTAGGAGGAACTGTGTTGGAAAATGCAGAGAGCATCACTGCTTCTCCTGAAGCCTGCCAAGGAGAAACAATGGGGGTGGATTGCCTGAAATGCACAGCAGTGGCTGAGAATTCCTCAGGACTCCCTGCTTTGGTGAATGATATTGCTCTTCTGAGAGCTTTGACTCAGCATAGCACAGCATTAGAGAGCTTGCAGAGGTTGGAGGAAAATACCAGCATGTTCTGTGAAACAAACACTAAGGAGACCACTGAACCCCTTGAGAAGGATGAAGGTTAGGTCAGCTTCTATTTCAAACTGGATTCTGTGTGTCTGTACCTGTTTGACTTCTCTCATTTCTCCTCAcatttagaaatacttttagAGTGTTGTGTTGTGTAGGCTCCCTCATGAAATTTGTACTGTTCAAAGCAACATTGTGAGCTCCAAGTCTGTTTGCTCTCATTCAGTTAAATGCTAACTGTGCCATTTGTTGCATGGGTAAGGTTTGCAAGACCTGTAAATATTCAGATGttataatgtaaaaaaaacccagactaCTGACTGTAACTCACTGTGCTTTTCCATCTCTTGTAGCTATAAAAGAGTTTACAGAAATGCCTTACTCAGAAAGTTTTCAGGCATCTTCCTGTTCATACTTTGATTCTCCTGGCCTTATGGTAACCAATTTTTGACTACATATATTTATCTGTACAAGATAAATTCATTTTCCACCTGGCTTCTGGAATAAAATTCTTGGTTTATGGAACCATAGAGGTTGAGCTACAAATTGCTTAGAGGCATTGTTTATGAAGCTGGTAATAAACAGAGGATGTCATATTGACAATATTCAGGAGGCCTCATGTATGACAAGAAACTTAATGAAAAGTGTAGTATTTAGTAATGTTTAATATCCCATTAATATGACTGGTACTTCTCCTTCCCTACCCTATCTTTTACcacctttttgggttttttttcagtatcttttaaaatacatggcTTTCCTTGGAATTTTAGCATTTGGGTTGAAATACATTGGGAAAACTGTTTGTGTTTGATAATTCACATTGATTTTTATCCAATGCTATTaacagccttttttctttttcaatccATCTAAAGCttaaagaaagatttttgaaaTCCTTCCCTGTTTCCTGTTCCGTTTAAAAAGCAAACGTTGTTTCTTATCCTGTCATGGATGGTCCTGGCTCCCAAATAAAAAAGCTGTAACTGAAAAGGCTTCCTTTGTATAAATACAAGACAATTCTTAGCCtaaattttcactttaaatgGTTATTAAATTGTTAGACTAACTAGGTTTTGATACTTTCCTGTGCAGCCCAACTGCGTGGACAATTTATTCCAGGAGACAGAGGCATATATTGTACCAATAGCAGCAGCCCAGAGGGACCCTGGGACATCTGACTGGCAACCAAAGGTACCATTTCTGTGGAACTCAAGTATAATTAACAGTGTTTCCTAAATTTCAGTTAAATTGTTTGCTAATTGTAATGTATTGCACTAAGTCCTAATAAAATTTTAACCAGTTCTCGTAATTTTTAGTACAGTTCACTGCAGGAAGTTTTCCAGGAGAGTTTTAAACTcaaattacaaggaaaaaaaaacccactttttttttttgtttgtttgtttttcttctgcagagtCAACAGGTTGTTTTTGTTGTATGTGTAAAAAGTACCTGTACTGACTGTAGATAGTTGCAGAGCAGTTTTTACTTGCTGTTAGTGATAATTCCAATGCATTGTGCAGCCTGTTGCCTTCCAAGGTCACCAAGTAAAAGGATCAGCAGCTAGTGAGGTCATGTTGAGAGCTCCATGCTCCCAGCTAggatggcagcagcacccagagaaCATGGATTTTGCAGCTGAGACTTTTTTCTCACCCCTCTTTTCGAGGAATTATGGCCTTTATGACTTCATACAGGTAAAACATTTTTGTGTTGAGTTATCCATACTAACCTTAGTGCAAGAAAGTGTCCTGTCAATTTAAGACAGAAAATAGATCATTTTTAAACTGCTGCAGTCATATCAAAAccaattatttttacttaccTTTGTCATAGAACTTCATAATGTGTGACTTGGTTTCTTCTGCTCCTTTGATCAGTTGCACtttggaaaaaagaagataCAACAGTTTAATTTCTGACAAGATTTTgcttatgctttttttttttttaataaagtctCCAAGTTCCAGGAGCCTTCATAAGGATGATGTTGATTTCATCAGAGAAGGGAATTTTCACATGAAGCCTGATGTTATTGAAGAGCCAGGAATAAATGAGTCCTGTAAGTGAGAGTAAAAGGAGAAGGGGCAGTGATAGGCCTGAAAATTTCTGCATGACTTGAGCGCTTCACGTGTTTTTCCTAGCACTGGCATTGGCTGTGCCACCGTGGACCATGCCACACCCACCCTCTGACCTGAGACAAGCACAGTGGGCTGCCTGGGAACCTGGCAAGGTGGGGATTGACTGGCTCTTGCAGatatttttggctttgtttcCTGTGTGTTCGTGgcagtttcttctttttgaagCTTGTTTTATCTCAACTCTGAGAGACATTTTTCAATTGTTTAGAATGATGACAGAGAGAACACTGGTGACAGAGCTGTAAGCAGGGATTTTTCCAGACATTCACCTGCCATGTTAATTCTTCACCTGCAGATTTCATCAGAGCTGACTTCCCCACTTGATCCAGACTCCGCAATTTCTCCACCTTGGGGAAGTGAAGAGACTGTTGGAGACATCCAGGAGCCCCTGACACATGGGATCTTATCAAGTGAACCAGAACTCCCAGATTTCTTGTTCAGTAAGAATTTACAGATTTATACTGGCACCTCACAGTGGTTTTAGCTGAAAAATCTCTGAGGATGCTCAAAGCACAGTGAATTGGGCTATCATAGACAGTTACTCTGCCAGTTATATTCTCCTGAAACAGACTTGAGTGGAGGGATTTagttttataaagaaaaatcagcttctAGTTTGGGGGCAAAAAGGATGTAAGCTAAGCTTCTAAGTGATACCTATGTTTTTATTTACCTGCTTTGAGTTTTCTTCCATATTCAGCTGTCCTCTGACCCTCTCCCATTTGACATCTCTCTATAACTGTCACCAATGATAATTAATTTAGCCAAAAGGATGCTTTTGGGTAGTAACAGCTTATTTATCtgcaatttttaatattaattcatAGGTTTGTAGGttatcttttggaaaaaaaaccagcaagtGTTAAACTGGGTGTTTTCTAGTTGGCAGCTGTCAGTGACATCAGATTAATGACCTCCAAAATATAACCATGTTTAAATAATGGTCTTTTATACAAGCAGAGTGGCTTCATAATGTGTTCTGAATATGGagatttcaaacaaaatttagacattttaatttcaaagaacTTAAAAAAGAATCACACGAAATCTATGATTTAGTATAATACTGCACAGAAGCCATCCAGAGAGCTTCCCGGTTAGAAGACAGGGTGTAAAAGGAAGAATTCAGAATTCCTTCCTTTTGGCACATCTGAAGTGCCATCCCTAGGTGCTCCAGGTTGCCTGTAAGCTGTGTTTGCCCCACAGCCCGGGAGAAATCCAGCTGTCCACGGGAATGCAGCCTCCCAGCGTTCATGCCCACGAGGAAAACTCGGACTCCCTTTGTCGCTCGGACTCCCTTTGTCACTCTTCCTGCCACCCACGAGATTCCTGACACGTTTTACCCCCCTGAGAGCGAGGAGCTCCAGCAGTCTTTGGGCTCTTTGGGAGGCAATTTGTGCAGCGAGTCAGCGGCATTTCCCAGGAGCGCTCCCGGCCCCCAGGACAGGAATTATGAAACCTCTGTGTTTGGGGAGCACACGGAAGATGGACAAAGGGGATCTGTGCCACCAGCGCTCCCTAATGTGACTGCCCAAGCCAGACAAAGCAAGTGGCTGAAGTATCAAAGCAGCGCTCGGAGTGATCTGATCCCTGAAAACAGCGctggaggggaagaggaggatgacATCTGTGCCCGGAGCGTCCTCGGAATGCCGCCGGGTGACacaggagagggcagagccGTGAATGCAAGTGCTCCCTGCTCTGCGccgctgctgccagccaggagctCGCCTGGGGAACGCTCCGGGGCTGcggagagcagccaggcagatcCGGTTTCATTGGGGACGGTGCTTTACCCGCACTTAAGGCAGACACCTCTGGCACAAAAGGTGTTGAGTCACCTGAGCTGCCGTGCCGGAACAGGAGAGGGCCAGGTGTGTAACTGCTCGGGCAAACAGGGCTATCACTGGCACTAACTCATTGCTCTGGCCAAAGGGGCTGCATTTATCTGATTTCCTGCAGATGTTATCACTATGATTGGATGAAATGCTTCTACCTACTAGTGACACcaaaaaatgtatgtttttaagTGCCGTGACTAATCCTATGTAAAGGTAATTCCTTGGCAAACACTGTGCTAGATTTTTAATCTGAATGTTgaaggcaggaaaatgaaagaaaagctgctgggCTGTTTTGACATCTGGACTTGGTAAGAAATTGTGTGcaccaagggttttttttaactgtggTATCAGCATCATTTTAATCAACACCCGTTTTTGCTTCAAGGCGTAGTGTCTGACTTCAAAATACTACAAATTCCTTCAGTTCTAGTTGTGTAAAAGCCAAGTTACAGCCCTGAATAAGCACCTGAAAATTTAGCACAGGTGTTTGTGATCGTTAGGCAGATGGAGTAAAGTGGGGGAAAGCACCAAACCAACCACAAGGTAAAGTGTTGGTTAAAGGTTTTTAAAGCTGTCAAATGGTTTTGAGAGTTGAAAGAAATGTTaactctttctctttttttttttaaagtttttcgGTTCTTTAAAACTGTCCAGTACAGTATTTGTGTGAAATAGAGGTGAGGAAATAActaatatatttcatatatacaCTAGTAAACACATTGTGTGCAtttttatacaaatatatatattatatatatatatatatatatatatatatatatatatatatatatatatgtaaaatcCATTTATACCAGACTTAAAGAGCTTATCAAGACAATTCTAATTAATTCATTTCTGTGCAAAAATGGTGTTTAAAATGGGGCttggctgctccttccccatgCCTAGTGCTGAAAAATATGGTTTTGAACTACATAAAACTTACTCTAAAGCCTTTGAAAGTATTATCTGTGTTATTGTAAATGCAGGCtgtttggcaaggagcaaaTTTTAACCTCATGGTGCATCCTAACTGACGGCCCAAGCTCTagggaaatgtatttttcacaaATCTGCAAAATTAGTCTCATTCCAAGTCCTACAGTTCTTAATGGTTTCTTTTCCTGGGTCTTTTTAGGACATAACAATTTCTGAGTTGTCATTTCCTCCTGTGGATAAAGTGAAACATGCCAATCTTCCTAAAAGGAAGGTTTCCATCCCAGCTGTGTTTCAGTCTCACACTCACTACAAGCAGGTTTTTAAAGCTGCTCTGACAGGTAAGTCTCTGCTCTGTgaaatgctgtcattttaaaCTTTGCCTATTAAAACAACAGggtgcatttcattttttaatgtatttactGAAATATATTCAGTCTATACCCAAAATtgcaaaaacaaaccaaaaagacAATACACTTCTGTTCAACTATGTAACCTCAGGGCTGTTTCCAGTCTTAAGATACcgaagccttttttttttttcgcctggaataaatggatttttcaggTCACATGGTTTCTTTTAGGActcagattaaatatttttatttgggatGGAAATCTTCCAATGGAAATAGATTTGTTTGAATGTTGTGTAGCTGTGTAAGCATTTCAAGGGTGTGCTAATGATTCtgttcttctcctttccccaccaAGAGCAATTGAACATAATGATGTTTGAGTTGGCACAGAGACTGCACAATGCCCTCTCCAAAGTGGATATATCATTTTACACTGCAGTGAAAGATGGGCAAAGCCAGAGCCAAGGAAGCTGTGCTCCACTCTGCAACCACATGCACCCTGCTAAGCTGGTGATGGTCAAAAAAGAAGGTCAAAACAAGGTGCTCTTTATTCCTTGTGGTTTTACACTTTTGGGGTGAAAGCATccattgctttctctttttttcttgcttgctttaGTGCTCATGGacttcttttcccctcctttcccttgcAGGGCCGTTTGTTCTATGCCTGTGATGCCCCAAAAGCTGAGCAGTGCTCCTTTTTCAAGTGGGTTGAAGATGTGCACCCCACACAGACAAAATCCAGACCCAGCACAGTGCTCCATGACACAAAAAGTATTGGGACATACCTCAGGAGTCAAAAGATTGCTGTCTATGAGGAATGCCAGCTTTTGGTGAGGTATCCTGAAATGCTGTGTGAATTCAAGGTTTATAGATACTCCAGTTGCTCAGGCTTTCAGCAGGATTTAACACGTTTTCTCTATATTTAAAGagtaaatgtttctttctgcaaagaaatgcaAGAGCTAAATtagtgaaggaaaaatatttatagcaaTGGTATTCTTTTTAGCAAGAATCAAAACTGCTGACCAGCAACTTGATCAGTTGCTTAATGTCAGAACTGTTGCATTTGAATTATTGTTCATTTAATCCTCAGCAGGAGAATTTGATTTATTCTCTTCAAGATTCTAATGCCAGAAGTCATCTCAAAGGCTATTCTGTGCTGTTTAACTGTAGAGGAAACAATTTAATTGTGGCTGAATATGAGGGAATTTTGCAGTCAAGATAAATGTATTTAGAATTTGTTAATGTAAGATGATGTACACCCACTTGGTCCAATCTGTGGAGGTTTGTTATTTTTGGTGCTGAATCCAAAATGTGCCGATGGTttacatacttttttttaattacaatttcCCAGGAAAGCCTTTGAAATTCCAACACAGCGGTACAGTAAGTTCAAGAAATTTATGAATACACCTGCCAGCTTTGATGGTGACTCCAAACCCAAACTGTACCTGAAACTAAGCAGAAAGGAGCATTCTTCTCTCTACAGCAAAGGTGAGCACATCTTACACATCCAATTTACAAGGGGGCAGTGGGAGAAGCTTATGAGGactctgtgggttttttttggcagatGACATCTGGGTTGTTTCCAAGACTCTGAACTTTGATCCCATCGATACTTTCATTGCAAGCAGTGCTTTCTTTGGACCATCCTCCAACAATGAAATAGAATTGCTACCACTGAAAGGCTACAGTCCCTCCAACTGGAGATCCAACAGTGAGTTCCACAGCAGCATTCAGAACTGTGGGAAACAACTAAGGAAAAATCCAGCCAGCAGTGAAGGATGAGTTTAGAATTTCTCAAATCTCGCACACTGTTTAAttcacagtgatttttttcccttgtatgTTGGAATATATAATTTGAATACAGTAATTAACGCAATTAAACCTGCGAAGTCACTGGCATATTCCAAAAGGGTGGGGAAGAAATGAGAATAATATGGAGAAAGTAATAAATTATGTAATATGATATACAATGCAAGGTGACTGTCAGTGTGCAAGTAAAAGGAATATGTTTTTACTgtccttgaaaaacaaaatgcagaaaccTCAaagtctgtgattctgcaaaAGTTTCTCAGTTCTGCTGTTGAATTAAGTTGAAgctttgtggttgttttgttttgtaaatgaaGAAGATAAAATCAGTTAATTACTCTTCTGgcattttataattaatttctgtagcTGATTTGCAATTTCTGCTCTattcatttctttctccttttgtttttctgtggcCCTTCCAGTGCGTGTTCATGCCTTGCTGGTTTGTAATGCCAGTGGTGAGCTGGCATCCTTAAGGAACATGGAGGAGCACTTCAATCCATCCACATTACCACTGATCCCCTATCTCCTGAAAATGTGAGTTACTGTCCTGTGGTACTGTGAGCAGTCCAGTGCAGGAATATCAGAACCAGGAGGTACAAACTGTATCATAGCACAACTTTTggctatttttttgttttcttaggaATTTTAGTTCTGAAAATACTCCAAAAAGAGTCAACAAAAGGAAATTTACTCCGCCTGCCATGAGCCTGAAATGCTCAATGATGTCTGGCCCTGTGAGCTCTGAAGTGGCAATGGCAGTGGCTGAAGACATGCTCCAAAGGTTCTCCCTGAACCCAGACCAAGCAGCATCGCTGATTCACGTAGCTCAGATGATGGCCTGTGATAACCCCAAACCAGGGGAGGAACAGCAGAGCTTCCCCATCACAATCATACGTGGTACACAGCCAAGAATTGTGGCATTTGCTGCTATTCTGTCTTTGCACAAATGTTGATTAATGGGAAATGCCATTAATATGAAATGGCAAAATCAGCCCCTCTGATAATGTCCGTGACATTAATACATCCATTCTGTCAGCACAAAGATTTGCccctttaaattaaattaaaatttaaatttaaattaaattaagttttGGTTCTGCCTTTTGCAGGGTTTCACTGAAGCATAGGAGGTTTTGCCTAGAAATACCTATACACAAAACTGGAGATATTTAGTatcttcagcttttttcttttcctattaaaaCCACTTTTTATCATGCATTAGCTTTGTTTTTTGTAAGTGTAAGCAAGCCATGCAATTTTTGTTTAGAGGAGTCACAGCATAACTGAAGTTAAAGCAATTGATTCAAACTTTCTAGGAAAAATGTCACTTACAACTTgggctttttcttccaaaataccAGGTGTTTTTGGAGCTGGCAAGAGCTACTTGCTGTCTGTGGTGATCTTGTTCCTCGTGCAGCTCTTTGAAAGCAGTGAAGCTACAGAGGGTCCGAGGGCAACTCCGTGGAAACTCCTCATTGCTTCTTCCACCAACGTTGCTGTGGACAGGATACTGCTGGGGTGGGTTACTGAGGCTTTTATGGACTCTTCTTCCAAAACCAATAACACACTTAGATTGGAGTGATGATTGTGTTGGTATTTCctgaaaaacacatgaaaaagatGGATTTATTTCCCTAACAAGTGCCACACACAGGCTTTAATTTTACCTCAGCTCTTTTGCACAGTTAAAAGAGTGAAGGCTACATAAAACATGTACAGAAGACTACTTTAGGCTCTGCTCTCATCAAATATACTATTCAAGTCCATCATGACAAAGTAGTACTGCTCAGGAATCTTTGGGATGtagcaggaggggaaggaggagcagagagaaacagaTTTGTGAAAATTTAGCATGAAAGAAATGTAGGgtttggaaggaaaaaggaagggaagataGATATGGAAGACTATGAGAGGGGAATCATCAAGGCATTAAGCATTTTGGAGGCAAATGATGAGGaggtaatttattttgattttgttgaATTACTGAGGTACTTCATCTTATTAATCACGCAAGTTTGTGTTCCTCAGTGTTCTGCCGTGTCTTTTGAAACCACTTTTAAagttttcaatatttcttttttccatttctgtaatgtttatcattgctttttctttcaagtctGCTCGATCTTGGATTTGAGGATTTTATAAGAGTGGGAAGTATAAGGAAAATCACGAAAGCAATTCTTCCCCATAGGTAAGAAACCTCTTTGAGGGATCTAAAGCAAGTTGGGGTAGGTTAATACACTGTTGTAAATTGCTGTTATGTATAAAGTATGGTTATTTTTCCAAGCACTGCTATCTTTGGTTACTGTAATGTATGTTACAAAATCTTCTTTGAAGTTTGCATGCAGGctcaggaaatgaaaatgagcAGCTGAAAGAGCTGCTTGGTCTCATGAAAGAAGATTTGACTCCAGCTGAGAAACTGTATGTCAGGAAGAGCATTGAGCAGCATAAACTGGGGACCAATAAAACTATTCTGCAACAGGTACAGTCAAAGAGATGGGATGGGAAAGCATGGATTTGCTGTGTCTTATCTGCAGGGCCCATCAAATGGGAAGTGGGAATCCCCTCTCACACCTGCCAAGCTCCTGGTTTGAAAATATCAAGTGAATGTTAGGTTTGATTGCACAGGTATACCTTAGTGTcctgtttctaaaaataaatttatgtgTGTTCTCCTGCTATAGTTAGGTGCTGCACAGAGATGAACTATGAAATGACCCTAACTTTTTGCCTGCCCGTTTTCTCCTCGCTGATGGAAGGTGAAGGTGGTGGGAGTGACGTGTGCTGCCTGCCCCTTCCCTTGCCTGAACGCGCTCAGGTTTCCTGTGGTGGTGCTGGATGAGTGCAGCCAGATGACTGAACCTGCTTCTCTCCTCCCCATCGCCAGGTACAGCCTTCCCGAGGGGCCTCAGCAGGGACACAAGCTCCCAGCAGCGCCAGGCTCCACACCTGTGTGAGCACATGGACCCTGAGGCCTCGCCTCAGCGAGCAACAAGAGGGGTTGTAAACTGAGGCCTGTCCCAGGGTGTCACTCAACTGGGGTGGAGAAGGGAGGCTGATGGGAAGCAGCGTgacacagaaacacagctttGGTTATGCACCCTTTAACATGCTTTTTAGAACActggtttttttccacattccTTTTTAGGTTTCAGTGTGAAAAGCTCATCCTTGTTGGCGACCCCAAGCAACTGCCACCAACTATTCAAGGGTCTGAGAGTGTTCATGGGCAGGGATTGGAGCAGACTCTCTTTGACAGGCTCTGCTTAATGGTAGGTGCTGCTTGAACACACGTTTGGAAAAGGTGGAGAGTGGAGTTGTAAGTCCCCTGAAGTCACACGGGGAATTGTGGTTCAGGTGTCAGAGGATCAGGGTTTCAGCATTGCAAAATAagataaaatcacagaaaggtttgggttgtAAGGGACCTCCGAGGTCACCCAATCCAAGCCCCCACCACAGACAGGGGCACcttcccactagaccaggttgctccgTGCTCCATCCACGTGAGCTCTTCCCAGCCCCCACCTGTCTCTCCTCATCCTTTAGGGACACGTCCCCATTCTTCTCCGGACACAGTACCGCTGTCACCCTGCCCTCAGTGCCATCGCCAACGAGCTCTTCTACGACGGGAGCCTCATCGATGGCATTTCCGAGGAGGACAGGGCTCCTTTATTGGAATGGCTCCCGACACTCTGCTTTTATAGCGTTCATGGCGTGGAGCAAGTGAGTTCCTCAACACTTCTTACATAAAAAAGTCAGTATTGTCGGTTTGCCTCCattcctttttgctttgttggTGAGAGCTAATGTGGGAatctttctccctcttcccaggTTGAAAGAGACAACAGCTTTTATAACATGGCAGAAGCTCATTTTACAGTCAAGCTGATCCAGTCTCTGATTGCAAGTGGAATAGAAGGAGCCGATATTGGCGTGATTACCCTTTATAAATCACAAATGTATAAGGTTTGTATCGTAAATCAATAAAGCCATTTTCTTAAAGGTACGCTGAGTAGCCGAACTCCTCCCCCTTCCCTATTTCTTTGCCCCCAGATCCAGAATTTGCTCAGTGGGGTTCACTCTGAGGCTTTTGAAGTCAAGCCTGTCCAGGTGTCCACGGTGGATGCGTTCCAAGGCGCTGAGAGGGAAATCATCGTGCTGTCCTGTGTCAGGACAAGGCACTTTGGGTTCATAGACTCGGAGAAGAGGATGAACGTGGCACTAACGAGGGCCAAGAGGCACCTGCTGATTGTGGGAAGTCTGCCCTGTCTGAGCAGGAACAGGCTGTGGGGAAGAGTGATTCACCACTGCAGAGGTAAGAGTTTCTTTGCTGGGGTTTTTGAAACCTTGCACCTCATTATCTTTCATTAGACTATGTATAATACACCTTACAGTGTTTATATACTGTATAATAACATATAAAGTATGTGGTATGTACACTAGAGCAACCACTATAGTCATTACATATAAGCTCCAATGTTTAACATTGCATTTTCTTGCAATATATTAGATTTTCTATGTAAGCATGTGCAAGTTGCACATTTGCAGTTTTACCTGCAAACTCTTTTTATGTTCAAAGGGGTTTTTTGAATCTAGTAATGGAACTTTACCTGCTTGGCTGACATCAAAGAAAGCATCTTGTTGGTGACTGAACTCCACAGAGCCATTTTCCAAGCAGAAATATCACAGCCAGTCAATACGCTGGAGGGATCAGATGTTGGCATTGCCAGGGGCTGGTTCCATGGTAGGTGCTGTAGAGACAGATGTAATTATCCTGTTTATTGCTGCTTTTAGGATGGGAAAATGGCTTACAACACGCAAGGcagtgtgagcagcagctgaatgaCATTCTCAAGTCTTACTTGGAGAGCTGGGAGGAAGAAGAACAGcgtaaggaaaaataaaatatgtattggTTTTATGAACA contains:
- the ZGRF1 gene encoding protein ZGRF1 isoform X4, whose translation is MASQEFTVLYTHQKMKKSKTWQDGILRVRTGRNQATLFDDKGQCLESIFIKSQVSPGDDFESERYLITVEAVKGSEKPSEEQPKKAETPAVDRNGVKPGLLPPRHLPVGLKRKFTGFQGPRQVEKKIPAVEDEGKPTVLPSSKECQGSFPSKFYISSPLFSTIRKKDAETNPSAGSQEEGCRDNGREQMSVSSLLSAPFSDSCEGTEKQNSHQLAVKPESPLLPGHVGPGAVSHHIRSTAQIIALLKSKPAQGHREQTSGVTGCLSRFQAAQNAGLCDKKSPVLPAFSGDPAEGLLPDTQHLPFVQGTVNDTKVWNAQTLPNSAEQPCAEEVTGQRQDKKPNCVDNLFQETEAYIVPIAAAQRDPGTSDWQPKPVAFQGHQVKGSAASEVMLRAPCSQLGWQQHPENMDFAAETFFSPLFSRNYGLYDFIQSPSSRSLHKDDVDFIREGNFHMKPDVIEEPGINESSLALAVPPWTMPHPPSDLRQAQWAAWEPGKISSELTSPLDPDSAISPPWGSEETVGDIQEPLTHGILSSEPELPDFLFTREKSSCPRECSLPAFMPTRKTRTPFVARTPFVTLPATHEIPDTFYPPESEELQQSLGSLGGNLCSESAAFPRSAPGPQDRNYETSVFGEHTEDGQRGSVPPALPNVTAQARQSKWLKYQSSARSDLIPENSAGGEEEDDICARSVLGMPPGDTGEGRAVNASAPCSAPLLPARSSPGERSGAAESSQADPVSLGTVLYPHLRQTPLAQKVLSHLSCRAGTGEGQDITISELSFPPVDKVKHANLPKRKVSIPAVFQSHTHYKQVFKAALTEQLNIMMFELAQRLHNALSKVDISFYTAVKDGQSQSQGSCAPLCNHMHPAKLVMVKKEGQNKGRLFYACDAPKAEQCSFFKWVEDVHPTQTKSRPSTVLHDTKSIGTYLRSQKIAVYEECQLLVRKAFEIPTQRYSKFKKFMNTPASFDGDSKPKLYLKLSRKEHSSLYSKDDIWVVSKTLNFDPIDTFIASSAFFGPSSNNEIELLPLKGYSPSNWRSNMRVHALLVCNASGELASLRNMEEHFNPSTLPLIPYLLKMNFSSENTPKRVNKRKFTPPAMSLKCSMMSGPVSSEVAMAVAEDMLQRFSLNPDQAASLIHVAQMMACDNPKPGEEQQSFPITIIRGVFGAGKSYLLSVVILFLVQLFESSEATEGPRATPWKLLIASSTNVAVDRILLGLLDLGFEDFIRVGSIRKITKAILPHSLHAGSGNENEQLKELLGLMKEDLTPAEKLYVRKSIEQHKLGTNKTILQQVKVVGVTCAACPFPCLNALRFPVVVLDECSQMTEPASLLPIARFQCEKLILVGDPKQLPPTIQGSESVHGQGLEQTLFDRLCLMGHVPILLRTQYRCHPALSAIANELFYDGSLIDGISEEDRAPLLEWLPTLCFYSVHGVEQVERDNSFYNMAEAHFTVKLIQSLIASGIEGADIGVITLYKSQMYKIQNLLSGVHSEAFEVKPVQVSTVDAFQGAEREIIVLSCVRTRHFGFIDSEKRMNVALTRAKRHLLIVGSLPCLSRNRLWGRVIHHCRGWENGLQHARQCEQQLNDILKSYLESWEEEEQRKEK